The nucleotide window ACGGCCTATCAGGGGATGAGCCATCCTTCTTTGACGATTTCTGTGACCCAGACCTGCCGGGGGGATGTGGAGGAGCTGGGATATTTGATGCGGAGGGTGAGTGGGAAGGGCTTTTTGTTGCGCTGACGCTGCCAAAATTCAATTTTTTGAGCGATTTCTCCCTGCCGCTCGCAGTAGCCGTGGATGGAGGTCGTGCCTGGTGGACCTACGGGGATCAGCTCGACGCATTTGAGCAGGCCTGGATTGCCAAAGAAGCCCTCATAATAGAAGGCGTCTGCGACCATGACACGGACGAGGATGGGGTAGGTGGGTTTTTCGGTCTGGATGGTGTGCCAGGGCTTTTCACAGAGGCCGACGAAGGATGCCCAGTCCACGCGGGGGCCTTTGGGGCTCTGCTCGACGTAGGCTGGGCGGCTGGCACCACCTTCGAAGACGACGGCGTGATGGTAGAAGCCTTCTTCGGCTTCACGAGCCTGGATGATGCTTTCGACGGGGATGGCGCCATCGGCTTGATCGGTGTAGTAGGCCTCCATTTGCTTCTGGAGCCCCTCGACGGGGCGTGACCATGTGGCGCGGTCTTGCCACTTGGTGGAGGAGAGGAATTGCTTCAGCGCTAGGACGGAGAGATTGGCCTCCATGTTGGAATCTGCGCTGGTGATGGGCTTCTCTGCGAGGGCGGCTTGGATGTCCTCTTTTTGTCCTGGTGGCCTAAAGACGAGGCTACCCTCTGGCACGGGTGGCGGGGGGGGCTCTGCTTTGGTGGCGAGGACGGCGGCGGCCTCTGCGGGTGAGAGCTGTGGGGCGGATTGTTTGGCGCGGTTGTGGGTATATTTGGCCAGCAGGACGGCGATGATGATGGCGATGAGCACGAGGCTGGCTCCGAGGATGAGGCGCTGGCGGAACTCCTTGATTTCGGGGTCGAGGCGCATGCGGTCAAAGGCATCACCAGCGAGCACCTGGGGCTCGTGCGAGGGGGTGAAATTCAAGCTGCGGAGCGGATCGGTCGGCGTCGGTGGTGCAGACTCCTCAGTCGGGGCTTCTGCTGCTGCTGAAGGAGTAGTGGTGGTGGTCGGCTTCTCTGCGGATGCTTCGGGTGCGGGCTGGGACGGCGGCGCAGCTGGTGAAGCTGGTGTTGCTGGTGAAGCTGGTGCCGATGTGGCAGGAGGGGCCTTTTTGACCTGGTGCGGGATGCTGAGTTTGCTCTCGGTCGTGACTTCTGGGACTACGCCGCCCATGAGGAGGGCGCGGCGGCGGGCTTTGGTGCTTTTTTCGGTGGTTTGTAGCACGAGCATTTCCCCGCAGGATGGGCAGGGACGTGTGCGCGTGACACCTGCGACCTGCACTTCGACAGGTTTTTCACAGTGTGGGCAGATGAGGGATACGGCAGGCATTAAATAAGAGACATGGTGGGACAGCTTGTAGCGGAAAGCGCCTCAAACATGGCGTCAGGAAATGTGTTTTTACAGTCTTTGGAGCCCCCAGGTCATCATGATACGGGCATCATTCCAGATGTACTTCGTCTTGGTACCGAGCTGCACGAGGATGACGTCACGTCCGCGGCTGCTGGCGGTGGAGATGAGGCAGCGGCCACTGGCATTGGTGTAGCCAGTTTTCATGCCGTTGCACTCAGGCATCCGACCGAGGAGATCGTTGGTATTCTCTAGGGTCACGGTGCGGCCATCCGCACGGCGGAAGGAGAAGTATTTGCGCCTCACGATGTCACGGATGGTGGGGTGGCGGTAGGCCATCATGGCGATACGAGCCATGTCGCGTGCAGTGCTATGCTGACCAGGGGCGGTGAGCCCGTGCGGATTGACAAAGTAGGAGTCACGGCAGCCGAGTGAGCGTGCCTTGGCGTTCATTTTGGCGGCAAAGGCGGAGATGCTGCCCGCATTATCCCGTGCGAGGACATTGGCGACATCGTTCGCGCTTTTAATGAGGAAGGCATAGAGGAGGGTGCGGCGTGAATAGACCTCACCTGGACGCAGACCGAGCCGCGTTGGCTCCACGGCGACATCACTGGCGGAGACGCGGACGAGCTTATCGAGATTCCCCGCATCCAGCACGACGAGGGCGGTGACGAGCTTCTGCGTACTGGCCACCGGGCGAGGCAGCTCCGCATTTTGGCCCGCGAGGTGGCGACCCGTGCGTGCATCGAGCAGCAGATACGACTGCGCAAAGATGTCTGGCCCAGAGGCTAGGAAGGCAGAGGTAGGCTCCACATCACGCATGAATGAGGGCGTGGCATAGGCAGGCGTGATGCGCTGCCCACTGTCTCCCTGGGAGAGCTGCTCCCGAGTGATGGGCACGGCACGCGGCACTGCCGCATCTGCATAATAGGTGCTGCTGCCGCTGCGGATACCCGTGTCCTGTGTGGACCCGCAGGCACTCAGCAGCACGAGCAGGGCGGTGGCACTCACCCCGCGCCAGATTTTCAGTAGGTCATTCATCATAGGCTTTTCAGGTCGAAGTAGGCCACTGCGCTTGCCTTGTCAAACCTTGCGCCCCAATGCATTTGCGCCCAAGATCGCCGCCCCATGGCACTTATCATCAACGGCGAGCATATTGACGACGAAATCATCGAAGCAGAATTCCGTGACATCAAAGGATGGCACGAGCGCACTCTCCAAGTCGCCTGCTGCGAGCGTGACCCAGAATTCCGCGCCTCCGCGAAGGAGAACATCTCCTCCCGTGTCCTACTAGGCCAGGAGGCCCGGCGGGCCTTCCCTGATGTCAGTGATGCCGATGTCGATCTGCGACTGGAAAAACTCATCGCTGAAGCTGGCGGTGAGCAGGAGTTTTACTTCAAGATCGGCATGCCCGTGGCTGACAAGGCCGCCATCCGTGAGAATCTGGCCTCTGGCGTGCGGCTGGACAAGCTGCTCCAACAAACCTACGCCCCAGAGCCAACTCCATCCGAGGCCGACATCCGCGCCGCCTACGAGGCCCAAAAAGACACTCTCTACCTCACCGAAGAGGAAGTCCACGCCGCCCACATCACCAAGAACCTCCAGGGCGCAACGAATCGCAAAGATGTCTATCAAGCCATGCGCCAGATCCGCCGCCAGTTGCTCGATGGGGCAGATTTCATGCAGCTAGCGCAGGAGCACCGCCTGGATGAGCAGCAGCAGATCGACCTGGGTTGGTTCAAGCGCGGTGAGTTCATGGAGGAGTTTGAAACCATCGCCTTCAGCTTGGAGAAAGGCGAAATCAGCCCCGTTTTCACCACGCAGCTCGGTTTTCACATCTGCACCCTCCTGGGCCGGAAAGAACCACAGCCGAAGCCTTTTGATGAAGTC belongs to Verrucomicrobiaceae bacterium and includes:
- a CDS encoding peptidylprolyl isomerase; translated protein: MALIINGEHIDDEIIEAEFRDIKGWHERTLQVACCERDPEFRASAKENISSRVLLGQEARRAFPDVSDADVDLRLEKLIAEAGGEQEFYFKIGMPVADKAAIRENLASGVRLDKLLQQTYAPEPTPSEADIRAAYEAQKDTLYLTEEEVHAAHITKNLQGATNRKDVYQAMRQIRRQLLDGADFMQLAQEHRLDEQQQIDLGWFKRGEFMEEFETIAFSLEKGEISPVFTTQLGFHICTLLGRKEPQPKPFDEVHDQVANRIIEEHRDAKFHLLVTQLRDAAKIEDTDPPDEPSDHASH
- a CDS encoding D-alanyl-D-alanine carboxypeptidase, with the protein product MMNDLLKIWRGVSATALLVLLSACGSTQDTGIRSGSSTYYADAAVPRAVPITREQLSQGDSGQRITPAYATPSFMRDVEPTSAFLASGPDIFAQSYLLLDARTGRHLAGQNAELPRPVASTQKLVTALVVLDAGNLDKLVRVSASDVAVEPTRLGLRPGEVYSRRTLLYAFLIKSANDVANVLARDNAGSISAFAAKMNAKARSLGCRDSYFVNPHGLTAPGQHSTARDMARIAMMAYRHPTIRDIVRRKYFSFRRADGRTVTLENTNDLLGRMPECNGMKTGYTNASGRCLISTASSRGRDVILVQLGTKTKYIWNDARIMMTWGLQRL